Genomic DNA from Hymenobacter jejuensis:
TCTGCCGACTCAGCGGCTCGCTCAGATCGTAGGTAGCTACCAGCGGCAGCGCGCAGCATTCCGACACGCGTTGCAGCGCGAAAGCAGAATGCGGGGTGCCGCAGCGGGAGCACTCCAGGTTGTAAATTCGACTGACGGTGGTACTACTCGGGGTCATGGCTTCGGGCGTTGAAAACACTCGCAAGTACGTCCCTTCGCTATAACCGGATCGGCGCAATTTTGGAATAGGCTATTCCTATTTGGAATAATAACGCTTCGTGAATTGCACGAAGTCTTTGTAAGGCAGGTTGTTTTCGGTGCCTTTGCGCTGAATGAAATTGAAGCGCCGCACCAAGGCCAAGTCCCTGAATTTCACCTCGATCAGCTCGCCCGAAGCCAACTCTTTTACCACGGCCTGCCGCGGCAAAAAAGCCAGGCAAGTATCGACCCGCACAAAGTTTTTGAGGGCCTCGGTGCCGCCCAAGCGCACGCGCACCGGCAAATCGGCGATGCGGATATGCCGGGCGGCCAGGGCCTCTTCCAGCACCGCCAGCGTCCCGGAGCCCGACTCCCGCAAGGCCAGCGGAATGTCGTATAGGTCTTTGGCCTCTAATTCGTTTTTCTTCAGGGGGTTGCGCGACGACCGCACGGCCACTACATCGTCGGTGAGCAGCGGCGTGTAGGTGACGTTGCTGACTTTGTGAATGCCTTCGATGATGCCCAGGTCGATTTCGTGGTCGAGCAGCGCCTTGAGGATGTTTTCGCTGTTGCGGTTTTTGAGGCTGAGCAGGATGTTGGGGTTGCGAGTCAGGTAGGCCGAAACCACCGGCGGAATCACATAGAGCGAGATGGTGGTGCTCGCCCCAATAACCATGTGCAGGCGCGGCGAGAAATTTTCGCTTACACTGGCAATTTCCTGGTGCAATTCGTGCTGCAACTGCTTGGCTTGCAACAACTTATTATACAAAATTCGCCCAGCCGGCGTCAGGGCCACGCTGTTGCCGAAGCGCTCGAATAAGCCCGTTTTGTAGTGTTCTTCCAGCGCTTTTACCTGCTTGCTCACCGCCGACTGGCTGATAAACAGCGTCTGGCTGGCCTTGGTGAAGCTCAGCAGCCGCGCTACTTCCAAGAAGATTTCGTGTTTGTGGGAAAGCATCGAGCAAATAACACCGCTCCCGGGCATAATGCTTAGCGACACCCCGTGATTCCTGAATTTTTCCCGAAGCGGAGCCTTGATATCAACCTCAATGCACCAAATACAGTGAAGCGATGTAGCCGGCCAACTGCGACAGGAAGAAGCAGCCGGTGTTGATAAACATGCTTTTCAGGGCTAGTTGCCAGCGTGAGGCCGTGGGAAATAGCCGGAAATACGTCCAGGTGTTGTAGAGCACGACCATCGGCAACTCCACGTACCGGCTGTCGAAATACGGCCAAATGAGGCGGGCGGCGTTGATCAACACCACAACGAGCACCACCAGCGAGAGGCTGTAGCACACGACCACCGCAATTTCGGCGTAGTTATAGCCCGATTTTCGGAAGAAAAGCCACGTAATGAATGCATACAGGGGCAACAAGCCTACCTGCATCAGGGCGAAATAATGCCGGAAATAATCTTCCGACTCGCCGCTCATGCCATACATCTTGATGAGGAGCATTTTAATCGCGTATTGCCCTAGCGCCGTGATGGTAGCTGCCAGAAAAAACGACGAAAACGGCTTCTGAAAGCGGGTACGCTGGCCGGCTAGGTACCGGCGCTGCATGTCGCCGGGCCTCAGAGCCAGCTCTTTAAGGGTATAGAGAAATCCTTTCTCGACGTGGGTAAACAGGTGAAATACCTCGTGCGCCAGATGCGGCAGCGTAATGCGGTGCGTATCGTAGTTCTGGCCGCACTGCTGGCAAAACCGGCCCGAACCCTGAAATCCACAGTTTTGGCAGGTGTGATCACTTGCGGGGAAAGGGTGAGCGAGAAGGTCTGGAGCATCCGTCGTGGGCACGGCAGCAGCAGGGGCAATGGTAGCGTCTTCCATTGGCAGCAAATCGTTTATATCAAACAAAGGCAAGATACTGAACTTCGTCAGCCCTGCCATGCGACTGACCGGTGCTTTTGCTGGCTAGGCAAAAAAGAAAAGACGCTGACTAAAAGCCAGCGTCTTTTATATAAATCCTTGTAATACAGAACTTTACGTCAAAGCTTTAGTAGCCAGGATTTTGTTGGTACAAGCCGCCGGAAGAAGTCAGCTCGGTTTGGGGCACCGGATAGATGATCTGGTTGGCGTCGATGTTGCGGCTCATGCGGTTGCGGGTATC
This window encodes:
- a CDS encoding LysR family transcriptional regulator yields the protein MLSHKHEIFLEVARLLSFTKASQTLFISQSAVSKQVKALEEHYKTGLFERFGNSVALTPAGRILYNKLLQAKQLQHELHQEIASVSENFSPRLHMVIGASTTISLYVIPPVVSAYLTRNPNILLSLKNRNSENILKALLDHEIDLGIIEGIHKVSNVTYTPLLTDDVVAVRSSRNPLKKNELEAKDLYDIPLALRESGSGTLAVLEEALAARHIRIADLPVRVRLGGTEALKNFVRVDTCLAFLPRQAVVKELASGELIEVKFRDLALVRRFNFIQRKGTENNLPYKDFVQFTKRYYSK
- a CDS encoding DUF3667 domain-containing protein, translated to MEDATIAPAAAVPTTDAPDLLAHPFPASDHTCQNCGFQGSGRFCQQCGQNYDTHRITLPHLAHEVFHLFTHVEKGFLYTLKELALRPGDMQRRYLAGQRTRFQKPFSSFFLAATITALGQYAIKMLLIKMYGMSGESEDYFRHYFALMQVGLLPLYAFITWLFFRKSGYNYAEIAVVVCYSLSLVVLVVVLINAARLIWPYFDSRYVELPMVVLYNTWTYFRLFPTASRWQLALKSMFINTGCFFLSQLAGYIASLYLVH